One window from the genome of Blastopirellula retiformator encodes:
- a CDS encoding DUF7133 domain-containing protein — translation MPRFALLLLTLTLQTSLAAPSFAVEEAAGISVPEGFRATLYADDDLAHDIYSMTLDAEGRVVVAGAGYVKTLHDDDGDGVADRATLFSDVPRSGAHGMAFRGTDLYCTGDLGLLKLSDSDGDGKADGDPEVLAQARHPEHGANGVVFGADGWIYVICGNDANIFERHVTTPHSPVKHPQLGAIFRVHPKTKQSEVVAHGFRNPYDFAFDASGRMWTVDADGERDQYLPWYVPNRLFDIGVAQHHGWVLHGWQRSWNRPQTFFDSRARAVEVGRGSPTGVETYRHWAFPKKYNEGVFSQCWTLGRVYFFPLTPNGGGSDAKQEIFLETTGAAGLAPVDMVIGKEGEMYVAIGGRGTRGSVFKIEYVGDPIEPPKGANPLEEVLTAPQPQMAWSHANWAPQAEELGRAAFADAMLDETRDSLQRVRAIEIITELFGGLQDGDEVSKLLGDKNEAVVARAVWSLAARRDAVCPPLLYRMTYHQSQSVRRAAWEAIASAALVDEAAERCNWQALEDPDRSVRSAALYAAKRLLDQNPQAEFSVESSIAALWEKTAAGQTSEEVIVAVIHQAAERLQTATTEHEQADAIRVVQIALGDVTAQKVEPDVYAGYSPGRPMTAPLTMWDKLAAKLDPIFPTGKPAVDPEIARTLAMIEQPAPKFVEEVTQSWTDDSTVEDDLHYLFCLSRIPGDRSREEVAAEAEAWLSLHEKMADQGITISRNWSLRTGEAFETALRQTPQLADAMLQSDSFGLLEHSLFASFFTPQQQAAAAQRIVEDNDIEDVTESWPEAMIPLVDRLPEEERLEVLRIRWDDFNMRHAVLERLGQTRRKEDRPLFVESLLSASPQSVLLAAEILAQMPKEDVTEDELLAAMKALRSACMPGQPPEQSTAIAQLLTEWTDRAVINPPIPTGDLTQAYQGWFDWFAAKYPARHKELFAYAADEASWKARLAEVDWDVGSAKRGEAVFSARGCKQCHASTGRLGPGLENITGRFRQFDLFMAIVDPNRDVSPLFHTTQFMTRSGKSFIGTVIYESPAGTLIQTGPGVTERIMEDEITIRRPSRRSMMPVGLLNGVDDQGLADLYAYLQSLRTNK, via the coding sequence ATGCCTCGCTTCGCCCTGTTGCTGCTTACGCTCACGCTCCAGACTTCGCTTGCCGCTCCCAGTTTTGCCGTCGAGGAAGCGGCTGGAATCTCGGTCCCCGAAGGATTCCGCGCGACGTTGTACGCCGATGACGATCTGGCGCACGACATCTACTCGATGACGCTCGACGCCGAAGGTCGCGTCGTCGTCGCTGGCGCCGGCTATGTGAAGACGCTGCATGACGACGATGGAGATGGCGTCGCCGATCGCGCGACCCTCTTCTCCGACGTCCCCCGCAGCGGCGCCCATGGGATGGCGTTCCGCGGAACCGATCTTTATTGCACCGGCGATCTGGGCCTGCTCAAACTGAGCGACTCCGATGGAGATGGGAAAGCGGATGGCGATCCCGAAGTGCTCGCTCAGGCCCGGCATCCCGAACATGGCGCCAACGGCGTCGTCTTTGGCGCCGACGGTTGGATCTATGTGATCTGCGGCAACGACGCCAACATCTTTGAGCGGCACGTGACGACGCCTCACTCGCCGGTCAAACATCCGCAGCTGGGCGCGATCTTTCGCGTTCATCCGAAAACAAAGCAGTCGGAAGTGGTCGCCCATGGCTTTCGCAATCCGTACGACTTCGCCTTTGACGCCTCGGGGCGCATGTGGACGGTCGACGCCGATGGCGAGCGCGATCAGTACTTGCCCTGGTACGTGCCGAATCGGTTGTTTGACATCGGCGTCGCCCAGCATCATGGCTGGGTGCTGCACGGGTGGCAGCGCAGCTGGAATCGCCCACAGACCTTTTTCGACAGTCGGGCTCGCGCCGTCGAAGTCGGCCGCGGTTCGCCGACCGGGGTCGAGACCTATCGCCACTGGGCCTTTCCCAAAAAATACAACGAAGGGGTCTTCAGCCAATGCTGGACGCTCGGCCGCGTCTACTTCTTTCCGCTGACCCCCAATGGCGGCGGCAGTGACGCCAAGCAAGAAATCTTCCTCGAAACGACCGGTGCGGCTGGTCTGGCGCCGGTCGACATGGTGATCGGCAAAGAGGGAGAGATGTATGTGGCGATCGGCGGTCGCGGCACCCGCGGCAGCGTCTTCAAGATCGAATATGTCGGCGATCCGATCGAACCGCCGAAAGGGGCCAACCCGTTGGAAGAAGTGCTGACCGCCCCGCAACCGCAAATGGCCTGGTCGCATGCCAACTGGGCGCCGCAAGCGGAAGAGTTGGGCCGCGCAGCTTTCGCAGATGCGATGCTCGACGAAACTCGCGACAGCTTGCAAAGAGTCCGCGCGATCGAAATCATCACCGAGCTGTTTGGCGGTTTGCAGGATGGCGACGAGGTGAGCAAACTGCTGGGCGACAAAAACGAAGCGGTCGTTGCCCGGGCCGTTTGGAGCCTGGCCGCTCGCCGTGATGCCGTCTGTCCGCCGCTGCTTTACCGGATGACCTATCACCAGTCCCAAAGCGTCCGCCGCGCCGCGTGGGAAGCGATCGCTTCGGCCGCGCTGGTTGACGAAGCGGCCGAGCGCTGCAACTGGCAGGCGCTTGAGGATCCAGATCGCAGCGTCCGCAGCGCCGCCCTCTACGCGGCGAAGCGGCTGCTGGACCAGAATCCCCAGGCCGAGTTCAGCGTCGAGTCGTCGATTGCGGCCCTCTGGGAGAAGACCGCCGCCGGACAAACCAGCGAGGAGGTCATCGTCGCCGTGATTCATCAGGCAGCCGAACGGCTGCAAACGGCGACCACCGAACATGAACAAGCCGATGCGATCCGCGTCGTGCAAATTGCCCTGGGGGACGTTACCGCACAGAAGGTGGAGCCCGACGTGTACGCCGGCTATTCGCCGGGGCGTCCGATGACGGCGCCCCTGACGATGTGGGACAAGCTGGCGGCCAAGCTCGATCCGATCTTTCCGACCGGCAAGCCGGCGGTTGATCCAGAGATTGCCCGGACGTTGGCGATGATCGAGCAGCCGGCGCCGAAGTTTGTCGAAGAAGTGACCCAATCCTGGACCGACGATTCGACCGTCGAAGACGACTTGCACTACCTCTTCTGCCTTTCGCGAATTCCTGGCGATCGCTCTCGCGAAGAAGTCGCCGCCGAAGCCGAAGCCTGGCTTTCGCTCCATGAAAAAATGGCCGATCAAGGGATCACGATCAGCCGCAACTGGTCGCTCCGCACCGGCGAAGCGTTCGAAACCGCGCTCAGGCAAACGCCGCAGTTGGCCGACGCGATGCTGCAAAGCGACAGTTTTGGCCTGCTCGAGCATTCCCTCTTCGCGTCGTTCTTTACGCCACAGCAACAAGCGGCCGCCGCGCAAAGGATCGTGGAAGATAACGATATTGAAGACGTGACCGAAAGCTGGCCTGAGGCGATGATTCCGCTGGTCGACAGGCTGCCGGAAGAAGAACGCCTGGAGGTGCTTCGAATCCGCTGGGACGACTTCAACATGCGGCATGCGGTGCTCGAGCGACTGGGTCAGACGCGGCGGAAAGAAGATCGCCCGCTGTTTGTCGAGTCGCTACTTTCGGCCAGCCCACAGTCGGTGCTGTTGGCGGCCGAGATCTTGGCCCAGATGCCCAAAGAAGATGTGACCGAAGACGAACTGCTGGCCGCGATGAAGGCGCTCCGTTCGGCCTGCATGCCGGGGCAACCGCCCGAGCAAAGCACAGCAATCGCGCAGCTGCTTACCGAGTGGACCGATCGCGCCGTCATAAATCCGCCCATTCCGACCGGCGACCTCACCCAAGCGTATCAAGGGTGGTTCGACTGGTTCGCCGCCAAGTACCCGGCGCGGCACAAAGAGCTGTTCGCCTACGCCGCCGACGAGGCGAGCTGGAAAGCCCGCCTGGCCGAGGTCGATTGGGACGTCGGCAGCGCCAAACGAGGGGAAGCGGTCTTCTCGGCCCGCGGCTGCAAGCAATGTCACGCCTCGACCGGACGACTGGGACCGGGGCTCGAGAACATCACTGGCCGCTTCCGCCAGTTCGACCTGTTCATGGCGATCGTTGACCCAAATCGGGACGTCTCGCCGCTGTTCCACACCACGCAGTTTATGACTCGCTCTGGCAAGAGCTTTATCGGCACGGTCATCTACGAGTCCCCTGCCGGGACGTTGATTCAAACCGGCCCCGGCGTCACCGAGCGAATCATGGAAGACGAGATCACCATTCGTCGTCCCAGCCGCCGCTCGATGATGCCGGTGGGCCTGCTGAACGGCGTCGACGATCAGGGGTTGGCCGATTTGTACGCATACCTACAATCATTGCGTACGAACAAGTGA
- a CDS encoding glycine zipper domain-containing protein, producing MKTDLRAPLEMERMTKYGIGLAVAMLSVAMVGCRSPYAQDRLAAAGGLTGAVAGAAIGSATGNAGAGALIGAGVGAVAGSATGAAIDEQEVRNQAIIQQSLGRQLAGATTFQDVVSMSQAGLGDQVIITHINKHGVATSPTPQDLIGLKNAGVSDPVLATLQNPPPVVQPVRYVDRRPVVVEEVYYDPWRHHPPYRYRHHRHCPPPGVSWSIGVHR from the coding sequence ATGAAAACGGATTTGCGTGCGCCGCTGGAGATGGAACGGATGACAAAGTACGGAATTGGCTTGGCGGTTGCGATGCTTTCGGTCGCGATGGTCGGGTGTCGCTCTCCTTACGCTCAAGATCGTTTGGCCGCCGCCGGCGGTTTGACTGGCGCCGTCGCGGGCGCCGCGATCGGCAGCGCGACCGGCAACGCCGGCGCGGGTGCACTGATTGGCGCCGGAGTTGGCGCGGTGGCCGGATCGGCGACCGGCGCGGCGATCGATGAACAGGAAGTCCGCAACCAGGCGATCATTCAGCAAAGCCTGGGTCGCCAATTGGCCGGCGCTACCACCTTCCAAGACGTCGTCTCGATGTCGCAGGCCGGGCTGGGCGATCAGGTCATCATCACGCACATCAACAAACATGGCGTGGCGACTTCGCCGACGCCCCAAGACTTGATCGGCCTGAAGAACGCCGGCGTCAGCGATCCGGTGTTGGCGACTCTGCAGAATCCGCCCCCCGTGGTGCAGCCGGTCCGATATGTCGACCGCCGCCCGGTGGTGGTCGAAGAAGTATACTACGATCCGTGGCGTCACCACCCTCCTTATCGTTATCGTCATCATCGCCATTGCCCTCCGCCCGGCGTTTCCTGGTCGATCGGGGTCCATCGCTAG